The Musa acuminata AAA Group cultivar baxijiao chromosome BXJ2-2, Cavendish_Baxijiao_AAA, whole genome shotgun sequence genome has a segment encoding these proteins:
- the LOC135605627 gene encoding paired amphipathic helix protein Sin3-like 3 codes for MGSQLKWPNVPRADPWVPSSSSSAHRISWSWQTHMAPAAAAGSTSKLTTNDALAYLKAVKDIFHDKREKYDEFLEVMKDFKSQRIDTNGVIMRVKELFKGHRDLILGFNTFLPKGYEIKLPEEKKPVEFEEAIVFVNKIKSRFQNDEHVYKSFLDILNMYRRENKPIREVYEEVAALFQNHQDLLEEFTHFLPDASATYAPHLGYPDRSFAHRDERNPVMPLAREDKREKAYTSHANRDLSIDRLDMEHDSQRRHAEKEKDRKEDRDKRYHERDEKELAHDSGDLDNEQCRHKLPSRRVDDPTAEPMHQGGNIAMNSISASQFDDKNALKSVYTREFNFCEKVKEKLHCDTYQEFLQCLHIYSKEIINRTELKNLVSDILGKYPDLMEGFNEFLAHCENIDGFLKGVINKRHMAMPIKIEDRDRERDLEINDREKDLERERNFERERGDKGAAHKAPLISNKEKYNLWKPISELDLSNCQRCSPSYCLLPKNYSIPPASQRTELGESVLNDVWVSVTSGSEDYSFKHMRKNQYEESLFRCEDDRFELDMLLESVNATTKQVEELLEMMQDPVKSENPIHIEDTLTSLNSRCIERLYGDHGLDVMDVLRKNSSLSLPVILTRLKQKQEEWTRCRSDFNKVWAEIYAKNYHKSLDHRSFYFKQQDAKSLSTKALLAEIKEINDKMKKEDDIVLSIAAKNRQPIVPNMEFEYIDLDIHEDLYRIIRYSCGEVCTSLDQVDKVIKFWTTFLEPLMGFQPQNRGAEGMRDVKPNSHSGKSSIAGLVKSNGSPDADGTGATKQSNGGENIQSEQVASCRTKLANGDTTVAGNCFHDVGRATHRVGNLCNNPLQRRVQGSAPKADESSGITVQNVSAEHLSDNTCFVGRAEESHSRTNLETVSGVGGASLQTSHCGTDMLVEPRAYLEVGQTGRTIISVNCGGTAECNKGDRPNEGSTCLNNLKVEREEGELSPNGDTEEDNFAAFEDAAISVAPKGRDNCASTQYQIKPVEVEVSCGEAAGENDADDDDEGEESAQRSTEVSENASEAGEDVSVSESGNGEECSHDVHEQEEDDVVHDDQDAKAESEGEAEGMTDVQDVEGEIMSLPFSERFLHTVKPLARHVPAALHDKKDSSSRVFYGNDSFYVLLRLHQALYERILSAKTNSLAAEKKQRSFKDTSPPDLYAKFMSALYNLLDGSADNMKFEDDCRAIIGTQSYVLFTLDKLIYKVVKQLQAIASDEMDNKILQLYSYEKSRLAGGSFDIVYHENARVLLHDESIYRFECVSQSSHVTRLSIQLMEYGQEKPELTAISLDPNFSAYLYNDLLSSVSDRKGAQGVFLGRNKRKYGGADEYSATCKAMNGFQVINGLECKISCSSSKVSYVLDTEDFLFRVKKKRRCSCGGTIFGDQVQPSQVHDAKIHRFYGFLSSFLSRS; via the exons ATGGGTTCTCAGCTCAAGTGGCCTAACGTTCCTCGAGCGGATCCGTgggttccttcttcttcctcctcggccCATCGTATCAGTTG GTCTTGGCAAACCCATATGGCGCCGGCAGCAGCAGCTGGTAGTACTTCCAAGCTGACGACTAATGATGCCCTAGCCTATTTGAAGGCTGTGAAGGATATATTtcatgacaaaagggagaaataTGATGAATTCCTTGAGGTCATGAAGGACTTCAAGAGCCAGAG GATTGACACGAATGGGGTTATCATGAGGGTGAAGGAATTATTTAAGGGGCACCGGGATCTAATCCTAGGCTTCAACACCTTCTTGCCAAAGGGATATGAGATTAAGCTACCGGAAGAAAAGAAACCAGTCGAATTTGAGGAAGCAATCGTTTTTGTTAACAAAATCAAG AGTCGTTTTCAGAATGATGAACATGTTTACAAGTCATTCTTAGATATTCTGAATATGTATCGAAGGGAGAATAAGCCAATCCGTGAGGTCTACGAAGAG GTAGCAGCCCTCTTTCAGAATCATCAAGATTTGCTTGAGGAATTCACACACTTTTTGCCTGATGCCTCAGCAACATATGCTCCACATCTTGGATATCCTGATCGATCCTTTGCACACCGAGATGAGAGGAACCCTGTGATGCCTTTAGCAAGGGAAGATAAG CGAGAGAAAGCTTATACGTCACATGCCAACCGTGACTTAAGCATCGATCGTCTTGATATGGAGCATGATAGTCAGAGAAGGCATGCAGAGAAGGAAAAGGATAGGAAAGAAGATAGGGACAAAAGATATCATGAACGTGATGAAAAGGAATTGGCGCATGATAGTGGAGATTTAGACAATGAACAGTGTAGGCATAAACTTCCATCTAGAAGGGTGGATGACCCTACTGCTGAGCCGATGCATCAAGGCGGTAATATTGCCATGAATAGCATTTCAGCTTCACAATTTGATGATAAAAATGCTTTGAAGA GTGTATATACCCGAGAATTTAACTTTTGTGAGAAAGTCAAGGAGAAGTTGCACTGTGATACATACCAGGAATTTTTGCAATGCCTTCACATATACAGCAAAGAAATAATAAACAGAACAGAACTAAAGAATCTG GTAAGTGACATCCTTGGAAAGTATCCAGATCTCATGGAAGGTTTCAATGAATTTTTGGCCCATTGTGAGAATATAG ATGGATTTCTTAAAGGTGTAATCAACAAAA GACACATGGCTATGCCGATTAAGATAGAGGATAGAGACAGAGAAAGGGACCTTGAAATAAATGATCGGGAGAAAGATCTTGAAAGAGAGAGAAACTTTGAAAGAGAAAGAGGTGATAAAGGTGCCGCTCACAAGGCTCCTTTAATTtcaaacaaagaaaaatataatttatggAAACCTATTTCAGAGCTTGACCTTTCAAATTGTCAACGTTGTAGCCCAAGTTACTGTCTTCTGCCAAAAAAT TATTCAATACCTCCTGCTAGCCAAAGGACTGAACTTGGAGAGTCAGTATTAAATGATGTATGGGTATCAGTGACTTCAGGAAGTGAGGACTACTCTTTTAAGCACATGCGCAAAAACCAATATGAAGAAAGCTTATTTAGATGCGAAGATGATAG ATTTGAGCTGGATATGTTGTTGGAATCGGTGAATGCGACAACTAAACAAGTGGAGGAATTGCTAGAGATGATGCAAGACCCAGTAAAATCAGAGAATCCAATTCACATTGAAGACACTCTTACTT CTTTGAATTCGAGATGCATTGAACGATTATATGGAGACCATGGTCTTGATGTCATGGATGTACTTCGCAAGAATTCTAGTCTTTCATTGCCAGTCATACTAACCCGCCTgaagcaaaagcaagaggaaTGGACTAGGTGCCGTTCAGATTTTAATAAAGTTTGGGCAGAAATATATGCTAAGAACTATCACAAATCACTTGACCACCGTAGTTTCTATTTCAAGCAACAGGATGCAAAGAGCTTGAGCACAAAAG CTTTGCTGGCTGAGATTAAAGAAATTAATGACAAGATGAAGAAGGAAGATGACATTGTTCTTTCCATTGCAGCCAAAAATAGGCAGCCTATAGTTCCCAATATGGAATTTGAGTATATAGATCTAGATATTCATGAGGATCTATATCGGATCATTAGATATTCATGTGGAGAAGTTTGCACATCTTTGGATCAGGTGGACAAAGTCATTAAGTTTTGGACTACATTTCTGGAGCCCCTAATGGGTTTTCAACCTCAAAACCGAGGTGCAGAAGGCATGCGAGATGTAAAACCTAATAGTCATTCTGGCAAATCCAGTATTGCTGGTTTGGTTAAAAGCAATGGGAGTCCTGATGCTGATGGCACAGGTGCCACCAAGCAAAGTAATGGTGGTGAGAATATTCAATCTGAACAAGTGGCTTCATGCAGGACCAAGTTAGCAAATGGAGACACAACAGTTGCTGGGAATTGTTTTCATGATGTGGGTCGAGCCACTCATCGTGTTGGAAATCTTTGTAACAATCCACTTCAGAGAAGGGTACAGGGTAGTGCTCCCAAGGCTGATGAAAGCTCTGGAATAACTGTGCAAAATGTGTCTGCAGAACATTTGTCAGATAACACTTGTTTTGTTGGCAGAGCTGAAGAAAGTCACAGTAGAACAAACCTGGAGACTGTATCAG GGGTTGGTGGTGCATCTTTACAGACCAGCCACTGTGGAACAGATATGCTGGTTGAACCTCGAGCTTATTTAGAG GTTGGACAAACTGGAAGGACAATTATATCGGTGAATTGTGGTGGCACTGCTGAATGCAACAAAGGTGACAGGCCTAATGAAGGTTCCACTTGCCTTAACAACCTCAAGGTTGAAAGAGAAGAAGGTGAATTGTCGCCTAATGGAGATACTGAAGAGGATAATTTTGCGGCTTTTGAAGATGCTGCTATAAGTGTAGCTCCTAAAGGGAGGGATAATTGTGCCAGCACACAGTACCAAATCAAACCTGTAGAAGTTGAGGTTTCCTGTGGTGAGGCTGCAGGAGAGAatgatgctgatgatgatgatgagggtgAAGAAAGTGCTCAACGGTCTACAGAGGTGAGTGAAAATGCATCGGAGGCTGGTGAGGATGTTTCTGTCAGTGAATCTGGTAATGGTGAGGAATGCTCCCATGATGTTCATGAGCAGGAAGAAGATGATGTTGTGCATGATGATCAGGATGCAAAGGCTGAAAGTGAGGGTGAGGCTGAAGGAATGACTGATGTGCAGGACGTTGAAGGGGAAATTATGTCATTACCTTTCTCAGAACGTTTTCTTCACACAGTGAAACCTCTGGCAAGGCACGTGCCTGCAGCATTACATGATAAAAAAGATAGTTCTTCCCGTGTCTTCTATGGAAATGATTCCTTCTATGTGCTGTTACGGCTCCATCAG GCTTTGTATGAAAGGATACTCTCAGCCAAGACAAATTCATTAGCTGCCGAAAAGAAACAGAGAAGCTTCAAAGATACAAGCCCTCCTGATTTATATGCCAA GTTTATGAGTGCTTTATACAATCTACTTGATGGTTCTGCTGACAATATGAAATTTGAAGATGATTGCCGTGCTATAATTGGAACTCAGTCCTACGTACTATTTACATTGGACAAGCTAATCTATAAAGTTGTTAAACAG CTTCAAGCAATAGCGTCAGATGAGATGGATAATAAGATTCTCCAACTCTACTCTTATGAAAAATCAAGGCTAGCTGGCGGATCTTTTGATATAGTTTATCACGAGAATGCTCGAGTGCTTTTACATGATGAGAGCATATACAGATTTGAATGT GTTTCACAGTCTTCACATGTGACCCGACTATCAATTCAGCTCATGGAATATGGACAAGAAAAGCCCGAACTCACTGCTATCTCATTAGATCCCAACTTTTCGGCATATCTATACAATGATCTTTTGTCAAGTGTCTCAGATAGGAAAGGAGCACAAGGTGTCTTCCTTGGAAG GAATAAACGCAAATATGGAGGTGCTGATGAGTACTCTGCTACTTGCAAGGCAATGAATGGGTTTCAAGTTATCAATGGTTTAGAATGCAAGATATCTTGCAGTTCTTCTAAG GTGTCTTATGTGCTAGACACTGAAGATTTCTTGTTCCGAGTGAAAAAGAAAAGGCGATGTTCATGTGGAGGGACCATCTTTGGTGATCAAGTGCAACCTTCACAAGTACATGATGCAAAAATACATCGATTTTATGGCTTCTTATCCAGTTTTCTGTCCAGGTCCTAA
- the LOC135605628 gene encoding paired amphipathic helix protein Sin3-like 4, producing the protein MSGMKIVFTGNPNLMFDFNSFLSRWNPVTFEESLDFVKKVKARDYQLYLSLSDILSQKEQTPPEIYHNDHDDLCKELMRFKPHVRERRINKHNSFGMSLLLMSVFLLGLFLMFEQPLRYVVQQAFGT; encoded by the exons ATGTCCGGGATGAAAATTGTGTTCACAGGAAATCCAAATCTGATGTTTGACTTCAATTCCTTCCTGTCGAGATGGAACCCTGTTACGTTTGAAGAATCTCTCGACTTTGTGAAGAAAGTAAAG GCTCGTGACTACCAGTTATACCTGTCATTGTCTGACATTCTCAGCCAGAAGGAGCAGACACCCCCAGAAATTTACCATAAT GATCATGATGATCTGTGCAAGGAGCTAATGCGTTTCAAACCTCATGTCCGAGAAAGAAGGATTAACAAGCACAACTCATTTGGAATGTCGCTTTTGCTCATGTCTGTATTTCTTTTGGGTTTGTTCTTAATGTTTGAGCAACCTCTGAGATATGTTGTTCAACAAGCTTTTGGAACCTAG
- the LOC135605630 gene encoding lysine-rich arabinogalactan protein 19-like, translating into MESLWCTTLCFMSLACIGIGIAGAQAPAAAPSQQPPPTAATAPVTSPPTSSQTSPQVPPASSPSPPVLPPPPATPPPLTPPPALAPLPPAPTSPPPTSPSPAVPPPTLPPVLPPSPQVPTPAPAALVPVSAPPELSPAPAPAKSKKKHRRRRRHKKKHAQAPAPTLHSPPAPAVPTPPEENVPSPAPQPDDLNRSSVISEVGWWARTVLAILLLSWSYY; encoded by the exons ATGGAGTCCTTGTGGTGCACTACTCTTTGTTTCATGTCGCTTGCATGCATTGGAATCGGCATCGCCGGAGCCCAAGCACCGGCTGCTGCACCATCTCAACAACCACCACCCACCGCTGCTACAGCTCCGGTCACGTCGCCACCTACGTCCAGCCAAACAAGCCCGCAAGTACCTCCGGCTTCTTCACCCAGCCCACCGGTGCTGCCACCACCACCAGCCACACCTCCACCGCTAACGCCTCCCCCGGCATTGGCACCTTTACCACCAGCGCCTACTTCACCGCCGCCAACATCGCCGTCACCGGCTGTGCCTCCACCGACTCTGCCACCCGTTCTACCGCCATCGCCGCAAGTGCCAACCCCGGCTCCAGCTGCGCTCGTGCCAGTATCGGCACCGCCCGAGCTCAGCCCTGCACCTGCTCCTGCAAAGAGTAAGAAGAAgcaccggaggaggaggaggcataaGAAGAAGCATGCACAAGCACCCGCTCCTACATTGCACAGCCCGCCGGCACCGGCTGTACCAACACCCCCAGAGGAGAACGTTCCCAGCCCGGCGCCACAACCGGATGACTTG AATAGGAGCAGTGTCATATCTGAGGTGGGATGGTGGGCGAGAACCGTACTCGCGATTCTGCTGCTGTCATGGAGTTACTACTGA
- the LOC135605629 gene encoding proline-rich receptor-like protein kinase PERK9: MSSPPPSPSATPPSTSPPPPTSLSPPPPSNSPPPAPNAPPPTPPSPPPASSPPPTPPPPADVPPPPVVTSPPPPDPPPPSVSPPPPALSPPPASTPPPPPSASPPPPPPPSATPPPTNSPPPPPSATPPPTNSPPPPPSATPPPTISPPPPGSQSPPAPAPSNSTGGTPPAPPKPPSPPSPSPSASHRAPADPISPSSNGSGIPTSDVGQKSGQSSGDGGMKAGPAVAVALVTAVVLLGLLGAITWIVRRKRRKPPANYESGFAMSSPYQSSVMSESSHQRSPSAPLVHHHNHHKSGSLASESMVASTIGSATSWFSYEELYEITNGFSPQNILGEGGFGCVYKGCLSDGREVAVKQLKVGSGQGEREFKAEVEIISRVHHRHLVSLVGYCISDNQRLLVYDYVPNGTLESHLHGKGGPAMDWATRVKVAAGAARGIAYLHEDCHPRIIHRDIKTSNILLDNKFEAQVSDFGLARLAMDACTHVTTRVMGTFGYLAPEYASSGKLTERSDVFSFGVVLLELITGRKPVDGTRPLGDESLVEWARPLLAHAIETGEFGELPDSRLEDAYDDTEMFRMIEAAAACTRHSAAMRPRMGKVVRVLDSLSDVDLHNGVKPGQSEVFNVGQTADIRLFQRLAFGSQEFSSEYSQSNWSRQSDL; this comes from the exons ATGTCCTCCCCTCCACCCTCTCCGTCGGCGACACCACCTTCAACTTCCCCGCCTCCACCTACTTCCCTCTCCCCGCCTCCCCCCTCCAACTCACCACCCCCTGCTCCCAATGCCCCTCCTCCTACCCCTCCCTCTCCACCACCAGCATCATCACCACCGCCAACACCACCACCCCCTGCGGATGTTCCTCCTCCACCTGTTGTCACTTCTCCGCCGCCACCGGACCCTCCACCACCATCTGtttctcctccaccgccggcgtTGTCTCCTCCACCGGCTTCAACTCCGCCTCCACCACCTTCtgcctcccctcctcctcctccaccaccatctGCTACACCACCGCCCACTAACTCACCACCGCCTCCACCATCTGCTACACCACCGCCCACTAACTCACCACCGCCTCCACCATCGGCTACACCGCCGCCTACTATTTCTCCCCCGCCGCCTGGCAGCCAATCacctcctgctcctgctcccagTAATTCTACGGGCGGTACACCCCCTGCTCCACCCAAacccccttctcctccttcaccctctccctcTGCCTCACATCGAGCTCCAGCTGATCCGATCAGCCCAAGTTCCAACGGGTCGGGAATTCCTACTTCAGATGTGGGACAGAAGAGTGGCCAATCCTCAGGAGATGGCGGCATGAAGGCTGGACCTGCTGTAGCTGTTGCGCTGGTAACTGCTGTTGTGTTACTTGGCCTGCTAGGAGCCATCACGTGGATCGTAAGGAGAAAGCGAAGGAAGCCACCTGCTAACTATGAATCAGGCTTTGCCATGTCTTCACCATACCAGTCCTCAGTAATGTCAG AGTCGTCCCACCAGAGGTCTCCATCGGCTCCTCTTGTACACCACCACAACCACCACAAGTCTGGAAGTCTGGCATCTGAGTCGATGGTAGCCAGCACGATAGGTAGCGCAACGTCGTGGTTTTCCTACGAAGAGCTGTACGAGATAACCAATGGCTTCTCACCTCAGAATATTTTGGGGGAAGGAGGATTTGGTTGTGTCTACAAAGGGTGCTTATCCGACGGAAGAGAAGTGGCTGTGAAGCAATTGAAGGTGGGCAGTGGCCAGGGAGAGCGCGAATTCAAAGCCGAAGTTGAGATCATCAGCCGTGTCCACCATCGCCATTTGGTCTCGCTCGTTGGATACTGCATCTCGGACAACCAAAGACTGCTCGTGTATGACTACGTCCCCAATGGAACACTCGAATCTCATCTTCACG GGAAAGGAGGGCCGGCCATGGATTGGGCAACGAGGGTTAAAGTCGCAGCTGGTGCAGCTCGTGGCATAGCTTACCTGCATGAGGATT GTCATCCAAGGATTATTCACAGAGATATAAAGACTTCGAACATTCTATTGGACAACAAGTTTGAAGCTCAG GTTTCTGACTTTGGGCTTGCAAGGTTGGCCATGGATGCCTGCACACATGTGACCACACGTGTAATGGGGACTTTTGG ATATTTAGCCCCAGAATATGCATCCAGTGGCAAGCTGACCGAGAGATCTGACGTGTTTTCCTTTGGAGTCGTGCTTCTGGAACTCATCACCGGAAGAAAGCCTGTTGATGGCACTCGTCCTTTGGGCGATGAAAGCCTCGTTGAGTGG GCTCGACCATTGCTGGCCCATGCCATCGAAACTGGAGAGTTTGGAGAACTACCCGATTCGAGGCTGGAAGATGCCTACGACGACACCGAAATGTTTcggatgatcgaagcagctgccgCATGTACCCGTCACTCCGCAGCAATGAGGCCTCGAATGGGAAAG GTGGTCAGAGTTCTCGATAGTTTGAGCgacgttgacctccacaacggtgTCAAACCGGGTCAAAGCGAGGTGTTCAACGTGGGACAGACGGCAGATATCAGATTGTTTCAGCGGTTGGCATTTGGGAGCCAAGAATTCAGTTCGGAGTATAGCCAGTCCAATTGGAGTCGTCAATCAGATCTGTGA